One genomic window of Clostridioides sp. ES-S-0054-01 includes the following:
- a CDS encoding ABC transporter ATP-binding protein produces MTPIIQFKNIKKQYDDKTIINNLNLDIEKGEFLTVIGSSGSGKTTLLKMINGLILPDGGNILINQTDIKNEDLIKLRRKIGYCVQGSVLFPHMTVEENISYVPNLFNKKNKSEVKNAVDKWMEIVGLPNDMKVRYPSELSGGQQQRVGIARALASSPEILLMDEPFGAVDEITRKQLQKEIKEIHKKTGVTIIFITHDIYEALILGTKTLVLNHGIIQQYDTPKNILNSPANQFVDQLLNIRKSIIEDEDLKE; encoded by the coding sequence ATGACACCTATTATACAATTTAAAAATATTAAAAAACAATATGATGATAAAACTATCATAAATAATCTTAATTTAGATATAGAAAAAGGAGAATTTTTAACTGTTATTGGTTCATCTGGTTCTGGTAAAACAACACTTTTAAAAATGATTAATGGTTTAATTTTGCCAGATGGTGGCAATATCTTGATAAATCAAACAGATATTAAAAATGAGGACTTAATTAAGTTAAGAAGAAAAATAGGATATTGTGTGCAGGGAAGTGTTCTTTTTCCTCATATGACTGTTGAAGAAAACATTTCATATGTACCAAATCTTTTCAATAAAAAAAATAAATCAGAAGTAAAAAATGCTGTAGACAAGTGGATGGAGATAGTGGGATTACCGAATGATATGAAAGTCCGCTATCCATCAGAATTATCGGGTGGGCAACAACAACGTGTAGGTATTGCAAGAGCTTTAGCTTCTTCACCAGAAATTTTACTGATGGATGAACCTTTTGGTGCAGTCGATGAGATTACACGAAAGCAATTACAAAAAGAGATAAAAGAAATTCATAAAAAAACAGGAGTTACAATTATATTTATTACACATGATATTTATGAAGCTTTGATTTTAGGTACAAAAACTTTGGTATTAAATCATGGGATTATTCAACAGTATGATACTCCTAAGAATATTTTAAATTCTCCTGCTAATCAATTTGTAGACCAATTATTGAATATAAGAAAATCTATAATAGAGGATGAGGATTTAAAGGAATAG
- a CDS encoding ABC transporter permease subunit: MINDILTLLSERSDFFIKLSIEHLTISIISIIIAIVLGGIIGIIVSEFHSSSKPILGTINFLYTIPSISMLGFLIPFSGIGNTTAVIALTIYALLPMVRNTYTGITNVDKNILEAARGMGSTDFQILYKIKLPLALPVIMSGIRNMVIMTIALAGIASFIGAGGLGVAIYRGITTNNTVMTITGSILIALLALVFDFILGLVERFFQIKRKKKNRKKVFYILGSFILILAIFTSYFFNSSKTQTIHIATKPMTEQYILGEMLDILIEKNTSLKVEITQGVGGGTSNIQPAMENGEFDIYPEYTGTGWNMVLKKNELYTEDMFSKLQSEYKNKLKMQWTGMYGFSNSYALAVRKEVAEKYNLKNISDLKDVSSKLTFGAEYDFYEREDGYTPLCNTYGLNFKNTVDLDIGLKYQAINEGKIDVMPIFTTDGQYSVSDVVVLKDDKNFYPSYQCGNVVRSEVLEEHPELSKVFKMVENTLTDKEMAKMNYDVENNNLEPREVAHEFLSKKGLL; this comes from the coding sequence ATGATAAACGATATTTTGACATTATTATCTGAGAGAAGTGATTTTTTCATAAAATTATCTATAGAGCATTTGACTATTTCTATTATTTCTATAATAATCGCAATAGTTTTAGGTGGTATAATTGGTATCATTGTAAGTGAATTTCATAGTTCATCTAAACCCATATTAGGAACTATTAATTTTCTATATACCATTCCGTCGATTTCTATGTTAGGATTTTTAATACCATTTTCTGGAATTGGAAATACTACTGCTGTTATTGCTCTTACTATCTATGCACTATTACCTATGGTTAGAAATACATATACTGGAATTACTAATGTAGATAAAAATATTCTTGAAGCGGCTAGAGGGATGGGAAGTACAGATTTTCAGATACTATATAAAATAAAGCTTCCACTAGCTTTGCCAGTTATTATGTCTGGTATTAGAAATATGGTTATTATGACAATTGCCTTAGCTGGTATTGCCTCGTTTATAGGTGCTGGAGGATTAGGTGTAGCCATATATAGAGGAATCACGACAAATAATACAGTAATGACAATTACTGGAAGTATACTTATCGCTTTATTAGCTTTAGTATTTGATTTTATTTTAGGATTAGTAGAGAGATTTTTTCAAATAAAAAGAAAAAAGAAAAATAGAAAAAAAGTTTTTTACATTCTAGGTAGTTTTATTCTCATATTAGCTATCTTTACATCATATTTCTTTAATTCTTCGAAGACTCAAACTATTCATATTGCTACAAAACCTATGACTGAACAATATATTCTTGGTGAGATGTTGGATATTTTAATTGAAAAGAATACAAGTTTAAAAGTGGAAATTACACAAGGTGTAGGCGGAGGAACATCTAATATTCAGCCAGCTATGGAAAATGGAGAATTTGATATTTATCCAGAGTATACAGGGACAGGTTGGAATATGGTACTTAAGAAAAATGAATTATATACTGAAGATATGTTTAGCAAACTACAATCAGAATATAAAAATAAACTTAAAATGCAATGGACTGGTATGTATGGTTTTTCTAATAGCTATGCGTTGGCAGTCAGAAAAGAAGTTGCAGAAAAATATAACTTAAAAAATATCTCGGATTTAAAGGATGTATCTTCTAAATTAACATTTGGAGCAGAATATGATTTTTATGAGAGAGAGGATGGATATACTCCATTGTGTAATACATATGGATTAAACTTTAAAAACACAGTTGACTTAGATATTGGATTAAAATATCAAGCTATCAATGAGGGTAAAATTGATGTAATGCCTATATTTACAACTGATGGTCAGTATAGTGTTTCAGACGTTGTAGTTTTAAAGGATGATAAAAACTTCTATCCATCTTATCAATGTGGAAATGTTGTTCGTTCAGAAGTATTAGAGGAACATCCAGAGTTATCAAAAGTATTTAAAATGGTTGAAAATACTTTGACTGACAAGGAAATGGCTAAAATGAATTATGATGTAGAAAACAACAATTTAGAGCCTAGAGAAGTTGCACATGAGTTTTTGAGTAAAAAAGGTCTTTTGTAA
- a CDS encoding excinuclease ABC subunit UvrA, with amino-acid sequence MNNEFIILKGCKENNLKNVSLKIPKRKITIFTGVSGSGKSSIVFETIAKESQRQLNERFSTFIRSFLPKYGEVKADCIENLSTPIIVDQSRLGGNSRSTLGTITDVNSFLRTLYSRFGSERIGNANMFSFNNVDGMCPDCHGLGKKLMPNMNNILDMNKSLNEGAILLSGFGVGSWHWNIFAESRYFELDKKICDYSEKELEKFLYGEAEKIKGENAGQTNMTYEGLLIKFNRLYLSKQVEISEATKKKMSKLLIEDKCPVCNGRRLHERVYKSLINGYNIADLTSMQIDELVEIIKNIDEPEAQPILKGIIEKLNSIIDIGLGYLSLDRETSSLSGGESQRIKMVKYLNSNLVDLMYIFDEPSVGLHPKDVYKLNKLLKQLRDKGNTIIVVEHDPDVIKIADHIVDVGPKAGKYGGEVVYEGSYENLLTSGTVTGNALNKFLPIKENVREHRGYLEIKNCNKNNLKNVSINIPKGVLTLITGVAGAGKSTLIKDEFLNQNPNAVLIDQSPVSANSRSSLATYSGIMNNIRSIFSKTNGVNSSLFSSNSEGACDNCKGSGIVEMNLAFMDSIKSVCNICEGKKFKKEVLEYKFQGKNIIEVLEMSVSDAIEFFSLKQIKTKLQCIEKMGIGYLTLGQTLDTLSGGECQRLKLASELNKESSVYILDEPTTGLHMADIENFIDIIEEIVDNGNTVIIIEHNIDVIKRADWIIDMGPEGGTKGGKVIFEGTPKQLCNNKVSLTAKYIV; translated from the coding sequence ATGAATAATGAATTTATAATTTTAAAAGGATGCAAAGAGAACAATTTAAAAAATGTATCTTTAAAAATACCTAAAAGAAAAATAACTATATTCACAGGTGTATCAGGTTCCGGAAAATCATCTATTGTATTCGAGACAATTGCAAAAGAATCCCAACGCCAGTTAAATGAAAGATTTAGTACTTTTATAAGAAGTTTTTTACCTAAGTATGGAGAAGTTAAAGCTGATTGTATAGAGAATCTATCAACTCCAATTATTGTAGACCAAAGTAGACTTGGTGGCAATTCAAGGTCAACTCTAGGGACTATTACAGATGTAAACTCATTTTTAAGAACCTTATATTCAAGATTTGGAAGTGAACGTATAGGTAATGCTAACATGTTTTCTTTTAACAATGTCGATGGTATGTGTCCAGACTGCCATGGACTTGGAAAAAAGCTAATGCCTAATATGAATAATATTCTTGATATGAATAAATCTCTAAATGAGGGAGCTATATTGCTTTCAGGGTTTGGAGTGGGTTCTTGGCACTGGAATATATTTGCTGAATCAAGATACTTTGAACTTGATAAAAAAATCTGTGATTATTCAGAAAAAGAGTTAGAAAAATTCTTATATGGTGAAGCAGAAAAGATTAAAGGAGAAAATGCTGGTCAAACTAATATGACATATGAAGGATTGTTAATTAAGTTTAATCGTCTATATTTAAGTAAACAAGTAGAAATCTCTGAAGCTACGAAGAAAAAAATGAGTAAACTTCTTATAGAAGACAAATGCCCTGTTTGTAATGGAAGGAGACTTCATGAAAGGGTGTACAAGTCTTTAATTAATGGCTATAACATAGCAGATTTAACTAGTATGCAAATTGATGAATTAGTTGAAATTATTAAAAATATAGATGAACCAGAAGCCCAACCTATACTTAAGGGAATAATAGAAAAATTAAATAGTATAATAGATATAGGTCTTGGGTATTTAAGCTTAGATAGAGAGACATCTTCTCTATCAGGGGGTGAATCTCAGCGTATAAAGATGGTTAAATATCTGAATAGTAATCTTGTAGATTTAATGTATATATTTGATGAACCAAGTGTAGGTCTTCATCCTAAAGATGTATATAAATTAAATAAACTTTTAAAACAATTACGTGATAAAGGAAATACAATTATAGTTGTTGAACATGACCCAGATGTCATTAAGATTGCAGACCATATTGTAGATGTAGGTCCAAAAGCTGGTAAGTATGGTGGAGAAGTTGTGTATGAAGGAAGTTATGAAAATTTACTTACAAGTGGGACAGTAACAGGAAATGCTTTAAATAAATTTCTTCCTATTAAAGAAAATGTAAGAGAACATAGAGGATATTTAGAAATTAAAAATTGCAATAAAAACAATTTAAAAAATGTATCTATTAATATACCTAAAGGTGTACTGACTTTAATTACTGGAGTAGCAGGAGCAGGTAAAAGTACCTTAATTAAGGATGAATTCTTAAATCAAAATCCTAATGCTGTGCTTATAGACCAAAGCCCTGTGTCAGCAAATTCAAGGTCAAGTTTAGCAACATACAGTGGCATTATGAACAATATAAGAAGTATATTTTCAAAAACAAATGGAGTGAATTCTTCTTTATTTAGCTCAAATTCAGAAGGAGCTTGTGATAATTGTAAAGGGTCTGGAATAGTAGAGATGAATCTTGCCTTTATGGATAGTATAAAGAGCGTTTGTAATATTTGTGAAGGTAAAAAATTTAAAAAAGAAGTTTTAGAATATAAGTTTCAAGGGAAGAATATAATAGAAGTTCTTGAAATGTCTGTATCAGATGCGATTGAATTTTTTAGTCTAAAGCAAATTAAAACAAAATTACAATGTATTGAAAAAATGGGAATAGGATACCTTACTTTAGGGCAAACTCTTGATACCTTATCTGGAGGAGAATGTCAAAGATTAAAGCTTGCTAGTGAATTGAATAAGGAAAGTTCAGTGTATATATTGGATGAGCCTACAACAGGTCTTCATATGGCTGATATTGAGAATTTTATAGATATAATTGAAGAAATTGTAGATAATGGAAATACTGTTATAATAATTGAACACAATATAGATGTAATTAAAAGAGCTGATTGGATTATTGATATGGGACCTGAAGGAGGAACAAAAGGCGGAAAAGTAATCTTTGAAGGTACTCCAAAACAATTATGTAATAATAAAGTATCATTAACAGCAAAGTATATAGTATAA
- a CDS encoding cupin domain-containing protein, whose amino-acid sequence MSRKEDLGVGAVFPIGEENKAFAQYFTGECYLNMLSTNGVSIGNVTFAPSTINSWHIHHKGGQILLVTGGRGYYQEFGKPAQELHAGDVVNIPPDVKHWHGAAHDSWFQHLAVEVPAEGAFNEWLEPVSDEDYSKLK is encoded by the coding sequence ATGAGTAGAAAAGAAGATTTAGGTGTAGGAGCAGTTTTTCCTATTGGTGAGGAAAATAAGGCATTTGCACAGTATTTTACAGGAGAATGTTATTTAAATATGCTTAGCACGAATGGAGTATCAATTGGAAATGTAACATTTGCACCTTCTACAATAAATTCATGGCATATACACCATAAGGGAGGGCAAATTTTACTTGTGACTGGAGGTAGAGGATATTATCAAGAATTTGGAAAGCCAGCTCAGGAATTACATGCAGGTGATGTAGTAAATATACCACCAGATGTAAAACACTGGCATGGAGCTGCACATGATAGTTGGTTTCAGCATCTAGCTGTAGAGGTGCCTGCTGAGGGTGCCTTCAATGAATGGTTGGAGCCTGTATCTGATGAAGATTATAGTAAACTTAAATAA
- a CDS encoding putative bacteriocin export ABC transporter has product MNNICKLTNITKFYKDKEVFNNINLEIKKGEMLAITGKSGTGKSTILNIIGLLDKVDSGNIELFGKDVTNLSRRNKEILLRNKISYLFQNFALIDNYTIGKNLDVALYYSKMNKKDKELLKLRVLKDLDLEISLNKKIYSLSGGEQQRIALARILLKPSELILADEPTGSLDSKAREKILSTLKLLNDRGKTIVIVTHDDIVANICSRTISIDK; this is encoded by the coding sequence ATGAATAATATATGTAAGCTTACGAATATAACAAAATTTTATAAAGATAAGGAAGTTTTTAATAATATAAATTTAGAAATTAAAAAGGGAGAAATGCTTGCTATAACTGGGAAAAGTGGCACTGGAAAGAGTACAATTTTGAATATAATTGGATTGTTAGATAAAGTTGATAGTGGAAATATTGAGCTATTTGGAAAAGATGTTACTAATTTGTCAAGAAGAAATAAGGAAATATTATTAAGAAATAAAATATCGTATCTATTTCAAAACTTTGCTCTTATTGATAATTATACTATTGGTAAAAATCTAGATGTAGCATTATATTACTCTAAAATGAACAAAAAAGATAAGGAATTGCTAAAGTTAAGGGTTTTGAAAGACTTGGATTTAGAAATTTCATTAAATAAAAAAATATATTCTTTATCTGGTGGAGAACAACAAAGAATTGCTTTAGCAAGGATTCTTTTAAAACCTAGTGAACTCATATTAGCAGATGAACCTACTGGTTCATTAGATTCTAAAGCAAGAGAAAAAATATTGTCAACATTAAAGTTATTGAATGATAGAGGCAAAACAATCGTAATTGTAACTCATGATGATATTGTTGCAAATATTTGTAGCAGAACAATTAGTATTGATAAGTAA
- a CDS encoding DUF1430 domain-containing protein translates to MKKILVLFLFIFSVFLYAVNFSQYDSEKANELNNLESTIASPFSIPNDGVLSSGKEMYQIIKKVSNNMNVNIYRTCTKANKNGEFEYVKYILINNKSTDFFKSIDIDNFSKRSNLEGNKFYGTENTKSKNQIGLIKDFGNNDKISIYDFNKLYENFPVAGTYSVELSDGISMSDFLSNLSTEINKNLNTNLKRSDLIAEETDEIQNKKANFLFQLCTFISAIVSILLIIFIIFNNSKQISIYKLHGIKDKSIWNDLFQKYINVSCFLFILFSVLISLFFGLPRDFISIVLFKQILYFILFSIISLVFYMYMSGCNINMNLKNKNSDIIIVIFNYTFKIVVVFILVTNCISLISNIDTLNYKLENLKNWNKVKDYGAIYPVLVGNDGLEKSETEINATEKLYNLLNKKGSIYIKSNLYEDDREKDKYFDGYFTLVVNPNYLEKFPIYNISNEKINVDENDTNWIVLIPEKYKYEKEKIMKYIIDSRKSIYDFEIDNFTGKKYDSILSQKIKIIWTKNDQNIFSFNPDVKKQNNNILKNEIIEVMTEKNSYPNEKYGIWGGGNTDPLKIKLKDNDAEKTYKSLLPYLNKWSLSDNYTTLINSNELILNYIHTLKYNIKNILTQIIVIIIVFAIIIFQNSLIIFQILKKKIIVKSIHGAGFLKIYGNILLILASTWIIQLAIEYLLSKSIKSNVMLIYIAFFIIEFLFTFLSISILKRKNKINILKGE, encoded by the coding sequence ATGAAGAAAATTTTAGTATTATTTCTTTTTATATTTTCTGTATTTTTATATGCTGTTAATTTTAGTCAATACGATTCAGAAAAAGCAAATGAGTTAAATAATTTAGAATCAACTATAGCTAGTCCTTTTAGTATCCCTAATGATGGTGTATTATCCTCTGGAAAAGAAATGTATCAAATAATAAAAAAAGTATCAAATAATATGAATGTAAATATATACAGAACATGTACTAAAGCAAATAAAAATGGAGAATTTGAATATGTAAAGTATATATTAATAAACAATAAATCAACTGACTTTTTTAAGTCTATAGATATTGATAACTTTTCTAAAAGAAGTAATTTAGAAGGTAATAAATTTTATGGTACAGAGAATACAAAATCTAAAAATCAAATTGGATTGATAAAGGACTTTGGAAATAATGACAAAATATCAATATATGATTTTAATAAACTGTATGAAAATTTTCCTGTTGCAGGTACATATTCAGTAGAACTTAGTGATGGAATAAGTATGTCTGATTTTTTATCTAATTTATCTACTGAAATAAATAAAAACTTAAATACTAACTTAAAACGAAGCGATTTAATAGCGGAAGAAACTGATGAAATTCAGAATAAAAAAGCAAATTTTTTATTTCAATTGTGTACTTTTATATCAGCAATAGTTAGTATTTTATTAATTATTTTTATAATATTTAATAATTCTAAACAAATATCAATATATAAGCTTCATGGAATAAAGGATAAATCTATTTGGAATGATTTATTTCAAAAATACATTAATGTGTCCTGTTTTTTATTTATATTATTTTCAGTATTAATATCTCTGTTTTTTGGTCTTCCTAGAGATTTTATATCTATTGTATTATTTAAACAAATACTTTATTTTATACTTTTCAGTATAATATCACTTGTTTTTTATATGTATATGAGCGGGTGTAATATCAATATGAATCTGAAAAATAAAAATTCTGATATTATTATAGTAATATTCAATTATACTTTTAAAATAGTGGTAGTTTTTATATTGGTTACAAATTGTATCTCTTTGATAAGTAATATAGATACTTTGAACTATAAACTAGAAAATCTAAAAAATTGGAATAAGGTAAAAGATTATGGTGCAATTTATCCAGTTTTAGTTGGAAATGATGGATTAGAGAAATCAGAAACAGAGATTAATGCAACGGAAAAACTGTATAATTTGTTAAATAAAAAAGGGTCTATATATATAAAATCTAATCTTTATGAAGATGATAGGGAAAAAGATAAGTATTTTGATGGATATTTTACTTTAGTAGTTAATCCAAATTATCTAGAAAAATTTCCGATTTACAATATTAGTAATGAAAAAATAAATGTTGATGAAAATGATACTAATTGGATTGTATTAATTCCTGAAAAGTATAAATATGAAAAAGAAAAAATTATGAAATATATAATTGATAGTAGAAAATCTATATACGATTTTGAAATAGATAATTTTACAGGGAAAAAGTATGACAGCATTCTTTCTCAAAAAATTAAAATTATTTGGACTAAAAATGACCAAAATATTTTCTCATTTAATCCAGATGTAAAAAAGCAGAATAATAATATATTAAAGAATGAAATTATAGAAGTAATGACCGAAAAAAATTCTTATCCTAATGAGAAGTATGGTATTTGGGGAGGAGGAAATACAGATCCCCTTAAAATAAAATTAAAAGATAATGATGCAGAAAAAACATATAAATCATTATTGCCATATCTAAATAAATGGAGTCTAAGTGATAACTATACTACATTGATAAACAGTAATGAATTAATATTAAATTATATACATACTTTAAAATATAATATTAAAAATATACTTACTCAGATTATAGTAATAATTATAGTCTTTGCTATAATAATATTTCAAAATTCTTTGATAATATTTCAAATACTTAAGAAAAAGATTATTGTAAAAAGTATTCATGGTGCTGGATTTTTAAAAATATATGGAAATATTTTACTAATATTAGCATCAACATGGATTATTCAACTAGCCATAGAGTACTTGTTATCAAAATCAATAAAGTCCAATGTAATGTTAATATATATAGCATTTTTTATTATTGAATTTTTATTTACATTTTTATCTATTTCCATATTAAAAAGAAAGAATAAGATAAATATATTAAAAGGAGAATAA